In Runella sp. SP2, the genomic window CGCAATGCCATTACCCGCGCCGATGTCTAAAAGATACGGGTTAGGAAGGTGACAATAGTGCCGAATTAAACGCAAAGTTTCTTGGAATTCAGCACTTTGACGAAACCGTTCTACATTGACGCCCAAATCGGGAAGAATGTAGGTATTGGCTACAATCTCGGTAAACTGTGGGTCGCTTTGGATGTATTCGATGGTTTCGTGCCAAGTCATGCGTCGTTACAAAAATTTGATTTTATTGAGGGCAAAAAATGTCATTTTGAGCAACAGCCACCCGTGTTTGAAGCGAGAAATGTTGGTTTCGCCGTAAGTTCGGGCACGATAACGGATGGGGACTTCAATAAATTTAAGGTTGAGTTTTGCCGCCCCGAAAATAAGGTCAAAGTCGCCAAACGGGTCAAAGTCACCAAAATAAGAACGGTTGGCCGCAAGTTTGAGGTAATTTTCACGCGTCATTACCTTCGTTCCGCAGAGCGTATCTTTTAAACGTTGACCCAATAACCAAGAAAAAGCAATGCTAAAAAACTTGTTGCCCAGTAGGTTGAGGGTTCGCATGGCTTCTTTTTCCATCGGATACACAAGCCGCGTTCCGTTGATATATTCTCCTTTGCCCGTCGCAATGGCCTCAAAAAATTTGGGTAAATCTTCGGGGGGAACGGTCATATCGGCATCCAAAATCATCAGAACGTCGCCCGTAGCTATGCTGTATCCTTTCCGAACGGCATCCCCTTTTCCTTTGCCGTCTTGCTGAATCCACTTTAAAGGTACTTGCCCCTGGTATTTTTGGCAAATACGTTGAATTTCACCCCAAGTATCGTCGGTCGAATTGCCTTCCACAAAAATTATTTCGGTTTCTTTTCCCATTTTAGGAGTGCGTTGCACGAGCGCTTCGATGTTACCCTTTTCATTTCGGGCAGGAATCACCACGCTCACAGTCAGGTCTTCTGCTGCTTTAAATGGTTTTTTGACACTTCTTGCGACCAAAAATGTGACCAATCCAAAGAAGTTAAACAAGGGCAAATTGCCAACGTATTTGTTCAAAAACCACGATACCAAAGGAATATACCGAGGGAAAATAATTTTTTTTGTTTGCCGAACCACGTCAAAATCCGCTAATGTCAACAAGTTGGCTATGTCGCTAATATCAAGCCAATTCTGGCGTTTTTGGGGCATTTTGAGGCCAATAATTTCGGCAAAACGTAACAACGGCAACCAAAAAAAATTGGTATAACTAATGATAACTCGGGTTTGGGGAGAGCATACTTTTTGGACTTCTTGGAAGACTTTTTGAACATCGCCAAAATACCCAATCGTGTCGCTAATAATCACATAGTCAAAGGTTTCGTTCAGTTCGAGTGCTTCGGCATCCATGTGAAAATAGTCGTACTGTCCACG contains:
- a CDS encoding glycosyltransferase produces the protein MVQSTLQMSGEEREKWIRQNRYYYTCLIQYLRFVIPSNASILEIGCGTGYLLEKLQPSRGVGIDSSKDMIEYARQHRGQYDYFHMDAEALELNETFDYVIISDTIGYFGDVQKVFQEVQKVCSPQTRVIISYTNFFWLPLLRFAEIIGLKMPQKRQNWLDISDIANLLTLADFDVVRQTKKIIFPRYIPLVSWFLNKYVGNLPLFNFFGLVTFLVARSVKKPFKAAEDLTVSVVIPARNEKGNIEALVQRTPKMGKETEIIFVEGNSTDDTWGEIQRICQKYQGQVPLKWIQQDGKGKGDAVRKGYSIATGDVLMILDADMTVPPEDLPKFFEAIATGKGEYINGTRLVYPMEKEAMRTLNLLGNKFFSIAFSWLLGQRLKDTLCGTKVMTRENYLKLAANRSYFGDFDPFGDFDLIFGAAKLNLKFIEVPIRYRARTYGETNISRFKHGWLLLKMTFFALNKIKFL